A single region of the Sorghum bicolor cultivar BTx623 chromosome 7, Sorghum_bicolor_NCBIv3, whole genome shotgun sequence genome encodes:
- the LOC8054818 gene encoding uncharacterized protein LOC8054818 isoform X2, with product MDSAPAGEPFYVVRKGDVIGIYKTLSECQAQVGNSVRDPSVTVFKGYSLRKETEEYLAARGLRNALYAIDAADARDELFDDLVPCPFQQPDGAASSTLKRPHEIETGPSKKHPKVDEQELPDSHLSCILEFDGASKGNPGKAGAGAIIRRIDGSVIAQLREGLGIATNNAAEYRALILGLTYAAKKGFKYIRAQGDSKLVCNQVQDLWRVKNENMAGLCKKVKVLKGTFHLFQIRHVLREYNSAADAQANFAVELPVGEVQEQSNFPC from the exons ATGGACTCGGCTCCCGCCGGCGAACCCTTCTACGTCGTCCGGAAGGGGGACGTCATCGGCATCTACAAGACCCTCAGCGAATGCCAAGCTCAAGTCGGCAATTCG gttCGCGACCCTTCTGTCACTGTCTTCAAAGGCTACTCTCTGCGTAAAGAAACCGAGGAATACCTCGCGGCGCGCGGGCTAAGGAACGCTCTCTATGCCATTGACGCAGCAGATGCACGAGATGAATTGTTCGATGATCTAGTTCCCTGCCCTTTCCAG CAACCTGATGGAGCTGCATCCTCTACTTTGAAAAGGCCACATGAGATT GAAACCGGACCATCAAAGAAGCATCCCAAAGTTGATGAGCAGGAATTACCTGATAGTCAT ctctcttgtattcttgaatttgatGGTGCTTCTAAAGGAAACCCAGGGAAAGCTGGTGCTGGAGCAATAATAAGGCGGATAGATGGTTCTGTG ATTGCTCAACTACGTGAGGGTCTGGGTATTGCAACCAACAACGCTGCTGAATATCGTGCATTGATCCTAGGGCTGACATATGCGGCCAAGAAAGGGTTCAAGTATATTCGTGCTCAAGGCGATTCTAAGCTTGTCTGTAACCAG GTCCAAGATCTCTGGCGTGTTAAGAATGAGAATATGGCTGGCTTGTGCAAGAAAGTTAAGGTGCTAAAGGGAACATTTCATTTATTTCAAATCAGGCATGTTTTGAGG GAATATAACTCGGCTGCTGATGCTCAAGCTAACTTTGCAGTAGAACTTCCTG TTGGTGAAGTTCAAGAGCAGTCGAACTTTCCATGCTAG
- the LOC8054818 gene encoding uncharacterized protein LOC8054818 isoform X1: MVIRSCSSFHCGFLISRAAWRRHYPLFWALRPPGPPPPPLPQLPTRFFSSSSSSSRRSTKRSAAKTPMDSAPAGEPFYVVRKGDVIGIYKTLSECQAQVGNSVRDPSVTVFKGYSLRKETEEYLAARGLRNALYAIDAADARDELFDDLVPCPFQQPDGAASSTLKRPHEIETGPSKKHPKVDEQELPDSHLSCILEFDGASKGNPGKAGAGAIIRRIDGSVIAQLREGLGIATNNAAEYRALILGLTYAAKKGFKYIRAQGDSKLVCNQVQDLWRVKNENMAGLCKKVKVLKGTFHLFQIRHVLREYNSAADAQANFAVELPVGEVQEQSNFPC; encoded by the exons ATGGTGATTCGGAGTTGCTCTTCTTTCCACTGTGGGTTTCTGATTTCCAGAGCGGCGTGGAGGAGGCACTACCCCCTCTTCTGGGCTCTCAGGCCTCCcgggccaccgccgccgccactccCACAGCTGCCCACgcgcttcttctcctcctcctcctcctcttcccggCGCTCCACCAAGAGATCCGCCGCAAAGACGCCAATGGACTCGGCTCCCGCCGGCGAACCCTTCTACGTCGTCCGGAAGGGGGACGTCATCGGCATCTACAAGACCCTCAGCGAATGCCAAGCTCAAGTCGGCAATTCG gttCGCGACCCTTCTGTCACTGTCTTCAAAGGCTACTCTCTGCGTAAAGAAACCGAGGAATACCTCGCGGCGCGCGGGCTAAGGAACGCTCTCTATGCCATTGACGCAGCAGATGCACGAGATGAATTGTTCGATGATCTAGTTCCCTGCCCTTTCCAG CAACCTGATGGAGCTGCATCCTCTACTTTGAAAAGGCCACATGAGATT GAAACCGGACCATCAAAGAAGCATCCCAAAGTTGATGAGCAGGAATTACCTGATAGTCAT ctctcttgtattcttgaatttgatGGTGCTTCTAAAGGAAACCCAGGGAAAGCTGGTGCTGGAGCAATAATAAGGCGGATAGATGGTTCTGTG ATTGCTCAACTACGTGAGGGTCTGGGTATTGCAACCAACAACGCTGCTGAATATCGTGCATTGATCCTAGGGCTGACATATGCGGCCAAGAAAGGGTTCAAGTATATTCGTGCTCAAGGCGATTCTAAGCTTGTCTGTAACCAG GTCCAAGATCTCTGGCGTGTTAAGAATGAGAATATGGCTGGCTTGTGCAAGAAAGTTAAGGTGCTAAAGGGAACATTTCATTTATTTCAAATCAGGCATGTTTTGAGG GAATATAACTCGGCTGCTGATGCTCAAGCTAACTTTGCAGTAGAACTTCCTG TTGGTGAAGTTCAAGAGCAGTCGAACTTTCCATGCTAG